In Stutzerimonas stutzeri, a genomic segment contains:
- a CDS encoding DsbE family thiol:disulfide interchange protein, with product MKRVLMLLPLAIFLLVAVFLYRGLFLDPTELPSALIGKPLPSFSLPSVEDPQRLVSAENLKGKPALVNVWATWCVACKVEHPVLNKLAKQGVNIYGVNYKDDNAAAQKWLRDFHDPYQLNIRDEQGSLGLDLGVYGAPETFIVDKQGVIRHKYVGVIDERVWREQLAALYQELVDE from the coding sequence ATGAAACGAGTATTGATGCTGCTGCCGTTGGCGATCTTTCTACTGGTCGCCGTGTTTCTCTATCGCGGACTGTTCCTCGACCCGACCGAGCTGCCGTCGGCACTGATCGGCAAACCGCTACCGTCGTTCTCGCTGCCTTCGGTCGAGGACCCACAGCGGCTGGTCAGCGCTGAGAACCTCAAGGGCAAGCCGGCGCTGGTCAATGTATGGGCGACCTGGTGCGTGGCATGCAAGGTCGAACATCCAGTGCTCAACAAGCTGGCGAAACAGGGCGTGAACATTTATGGCGTTAATTACAAGGACGACAACGCGGCGGCGCAGAAATGGCTGCGGGATTTCCACGATCCTTATCAGCTGAACATTCGTGACGAGCAGGGCAGCCTGGGCCTGGACCTGGGCGTATATGGCGCGCCCGAAACTTTCATCGTCGACAAGCAGGGCGTCATTCGCCACAAGTATGTTGGCGTTATCGATGAGCGCGTCTGGCGCGAGCAACTCGCGGCGCTGTATCAAGAACTGGTGGACGAATGA
- a CDS encoding heme lyase CcmF/NrfE family subunit, with amino-acid sequence MIPELGHLAMILALCLAVVQGTLPLIGAWRGDSQWMGLAQPAAWGQFSFLAFSFACLTYAFMVDDFSVAYVAQNSNSALPWYYKFSAVWGAHEGSLLLWAFILSGWTFAVSIFSRQLPEDMLARVLGVMGLISIGFLLFLIVTSNPFERLLPQAPMDGRDLNPLLQDFGLVVHPPMLYMGYVGFSVAFAFAIAALLGGRLDAAWARWSRPWTLIAWAFLGTGIALGSWWAYYELGWGGWWFWDPVENASFMPWLVGTALIHSLAVTEKRGVFKSWTVLLAIAAFSLSLLGTFLVRSGVLTSVHAFATDPARGVFILAFLLIVIGGSLTLFALRAPVVKSQIGFGLWSRETLLLVNNLLLVVATSMILLGTLYPLLLDAISNTKLSVGPPYFNAMFLPLIGALMLALAVGVLVRWKDTPVQWLIGMLTPVLITSAVLGGLGSMLFGDFHWAVLAVCLLAAWVVTAGVRDILDKTRHKGLMKGIRSLAPSYWGMQLAHFGLVVCALGVVLTSQQSDERDLRLAPGESLQLGGYSFVFDGAEHFEGPNFTSDKGTIRVFEGDEQVATLHPEKRLYTVQQMPMTEAGIDAGFTRDIYVALGEPLDNGAWAVRVHIKPFVRWIWMGALLMSLGGVLSVSDKRYRVKVRSRVRDALGLARQGA; translated from the coding sequence ATGATCCCCGAACTCGGTCATCTTGCGATGATTCTGGCGCTGTGTCTGGCTGTCGTGCAGGGCACGCTCCCGTTGATCGGTGCCTGGCGCGGTGACAGTCAATGGATGGGGCTGGCGCAACCGGCCGCTTGGGGACAGTTCTCGTTCCTGGCGTTCTCCTTCGCTTGTCTCACTTACGCCTTCATGGTCGATGATTTTTCCGTGGCCTATGTCGCGCAAAACTCCAATAGCGCCTTGCCCTGGTATTACAAGTTCAGCGCGGTGTGGGGCGCGCACGAAGGGTCGCTGCTGTTGTGGGCATTCATTCTGTCGGGCTGGACCTTCGCCGTATCGATCTTCTCGCGTCAGTTGCCGGAAGACATGCTGGCGCGGGTGCTGGGCGTGATGGGTCTGATCAGCATCGGTTTCCTGCTCTTTTTGATCGTCACCTCCAACCCCTTCGAGCGTCTGCTGCCGCAGGCGCCAATGGATGGGCGTGACCTCAATCCGCTGCTTCAGGATTTCGGTCTGGTGGTGCATCCGCCAATGCTCTATATGGGCTATGTCGGTTTCTCGGTGGCCTTTGCGTTTGCTATTGCCGCACTGCTTGGTGGTCGCCTGGACGCCGCCTGGGCACGCTGGTCGCGGCCCTGGACGCTGATCGCCTGGGCGTTCCTGGGCACCGGTATCGCCCTGGGCTCCTGGTGGGCTTATTACGAACTGGGCTGGGGCGGCTGGTGGTTCTGGGATCCGGTGGAAAATGCCTCCTTCATGCCTTGGCTGGTGGGCACCGCTTTGATTCATTCGCTGGCGGTGACGGAGAAACGCGGGGTCTTCAAGAGCTGGACGGTGCTGTTGGCCATCGCAGCCTTTTCGCTCAGTCTGCTGGGCACTTTCCTGGTTCGCTCCGGCGTGCTGACTTCGGTGCATGCCTTTGCGACCGACCCGGCGCGTGGTGTTTTCATCCTGGCCTTCCTGCTGATTGTCATCGGCGGTTCGCTGACCCTGTTCGCGCTGCGTGCGCCGGTGGTGAAAAGCCAGATCGGCTTTGGTCTGTGGTCGCGTGAGACGCTGCTGCTGGTCAATAACCTGTTGCTGGTCGTTGCCACCTCGATGATCCTGCTGGGCACCTTGTACCCGTTGCTGCTCGATGCGATTTCTAATACCAAGCTCTCGGTCGGCCCCCCTTATTTCAATGCGATGTTCCTGCCGCTCATCGGCGCGCTGATGCTCGCGCTCGCCGTGGGTGTGCTAGTGCGCTGGAAGGACACGCCGGTGCAATGGCTGATCGGCATGCTGACCCCGGTGCTGATCACCAGCGCCGTCCTCGGTGGGTTGGGCTCGATGCTGTTCGGTGATTTCCACTGGGCCGTATTGGCAGTGTGTCTGCTGGCTGCCTGGGTGGTAACCGCCGGGGTGCGCGACATACTCGACAAGACCCGTCACAAGGGGCTGATGAAGGGGATCAGAAGCCTGGCGCCGAGCTACTGGGGAATGCAGCTGGCGCATTTCGGTCTGGTGGTCTGTGCGCTGGGCGTGGTGCTGACGAGCCAACAGAGCGACGAGCGTGATCTACGTCTGGCACCCGGGGAGTCGCTGCAGTTGGGTGGTTACAGTTTCGTTTTCGACGGCGCCGAGCATTTCGAAGGTCCCAACTTCACCTCCGATAAGGGCACCATTCGCGTTTTCGAGGGCGATGAGCAGGTAGCGACGCTGCATCCGGAGAAGCGCCTTTACACGGTGCAGCAAATGCCGATGACCGAGGCGGGCATCGATGCCGGCTTCACTCGCGATATCTATGTGGCCCTCGGTGAGCCGCTGGATAACGGTGCCTGGGCAGTGAGGGTGCATATCAAACCGTTCGTGCGCTGGATCTGGATGGGCGCATTACTGATGTCGCTGGGTGGCGTGCTTTCGGTCAGCGACAAGCGCTACCGGGTGAAAGTCAGATCCCGCGTCCGCGACGCGCTCGGCTTGGCCCGGCAAGGAGCCTGA
- the ccmE gene encoding cytochrome c maturation protein CcmE: protein MNPVRKKRLFIVLAILAGVGIAVALALSALQENINLFYTPTQIAAGEAPEGTRIRAGGMVEEGSVQRSSDSLTVTFRVTDYAEAVTIQYQGILPDLFREGQGIVALGRVNADGVLIADEVLAKHDENYMPPEVTAALEKSGKSKPYGGSEQEYAK, encoded by the coding sequence GTGAATCCTGTGCGCAAGAAGCGTCTGTTCATCGTGCTGGCCATTCTGGCTGGTGTGGGCATTGCGGTGGCGCTGGCGTTGTCTGCCCTGCAAGAGAACATCAACCTCTTTTACACGCCTACCCAGATCGCCGCGGGTGAAGCGCCAGAGGGCACACGCATCCGCGCTGGCGGTATGGTCGAAGAGGGTTCGGTACAACGCAGTAGCGATTCGCTGACAGTGACCTTTCGTGTCACCGACTATGCCGAAGCAGTCACCATTCAATACCAAGGGATTCTTCCCGACCTGTTTCGTGAAGGACAAGGAATCGTCGCCTTGGGGCGCGTAAATGCGGACGGTGTGCTGATCGCTGATGAAGTGCTCGCCAAGCATGACGAAAATTACATGCCGCCTGAAGTCACCGCAGCGCTGGAAAAAAGCGGCAAAAGCAAGCCCTACGGTGGCAGCGAGCAGGAGTACGCGAAATGA
- the ccmD gene encoding heme exporter protein CcmD, whose product MYFSSFSEFLAMGNHGLYVWTSYGISLAVLILNVALPMMARRRYLQDEARRLRREEMK is encoded by the coding sequence ATGTATTTCTCGTCGTTTTCCGAGTTCCTCGCCATGGGCAACCATGGGCTGTATGTCTGGACTTCCTATGGCATCAGCCTGGCGGTCCTGATTCTCAACGTGGCACTGCCGATGATGGCGCGCCGGCGTTATCTGCAAGACGAGGCGCGTCGTTTGCGCCGGGAGGAAATGAAGTGA
- a CDS encoding heme ABC transporter permease: MNWTWFHKLGSPKWFYEISGRWLLWLAWAALLLISVGVVWGLAFAPQDYQQGNSFRIIYIHVPAAFLAQSIYVMLAVAGLVGLVWKMKLADVALQQAAPIGAWMTFIALVTGAVWGKPTWGAWWVWDARLTSMLILLFLYFGIIALGQAISNRDSAAKACAVLSIVGVVNIPIIKYSVEWWNTLHQPATFTVTEKPAMPVEMWLPLLVMVLGFYCFFAVVLLMRMRLEVLRRESRSSWVKAEVKALVGKA; encoded by the coding sequence ATGAACTGGACATGGTTCCACAAACTGGGTTCGCCCAAATGGTTCTACGAGATCAGTGGGCGTTGGCTGCTGTGGCTGGCCTGGGCGGCGCTGTTACTGATCAGCGTCGGCGTGGTCTGGGGGCTGGCATTCGCGCCGCAGGATTATCAGCAGGGAAACAGCTTTCGCATCATCTACATTCACGTGCCGGCTGCCTTTCTGGCGCAGTCGATTTACGTGATGTTGGCGGTGGCAGGGCTCGTCGGGCTGGTCTGGAAGATGAAGCTGGCCGATGTCGCCCTGCAGCAGGCCGCGCCCATAGGCGCCTGGATGACGTTCATTGCGCTGGTGACCGGTGCGGTATGGGGCAAGCCGACCTGGGGTGCCTGGTGGGTGTGGGACGCACGTCTGACATCGATGCTGATTCTGCTGTTCCTGTATTTCGGCATCATTGCCCTTGGTCAGGCAATCAGCAACCGCGACAGCGCCGCCAAGGCCTGCGCAGTGCTGTCGATAGTCGGCGTGGTCAACATCCCGATCATCAAATATTCGGTGGAGTGGTGGAACACCCTTCACCAACCCGCCACCTTTACGGTGACGGAAAAGCCGGCCATGCCGGTGGAAATGTGGCTGCCGCTGTTGGTCATGGTGTTGGGTTTTTACTGTTTCTTCGCCGTGGTGCTGCTGATGCGTATGCGCCTCGAAGTGCTGCGTCGTGAATCTCGGAGCAGCTGGGTCAAGGCCGAAGTAAAGGCGTTGGTAGGCAAGGCATGA
- the ccmB gene encoding heme exporter protein CcmB, with translation MSNVFTLLLARETRLLFRRPAELANPLVFFAIVIALFPLAVGPESQLLRTISPGLIWVAALLAVLLSLDGLFRSDFEDGSLEQWVVSPHPLALLVLAKVLAHWLFSGLALVLLAPLLGLMLGMPVSALPVLLVSLLLGTPILSLLGAVGAALTVGLKRGGLLLALLILPLYIPVLILGSGALQAALQGLPALGYLLWLSSLTALAVTLSPFAIAAGLKISVGE, from the coding sequence ATGAGTAACGTCTTTACTTTGCTGCTGGCTCGCGAAACCCGCCTGTTGTTCCGTCGACCGGCGGAACTGGCTAATCCGTTGGTTTTCTTCGCCATCGTCATTGCTCTTTTTCCGCTGGCGGTCGGCCCCGAGTCGCAATTGCTGCGGACGATTTCGCCGGGATTGATCTGGGTCGCTGCGCTATTGGCGGTGTTGCTCTCGCTGGACGGACTGTTTCGCAGCGATTTCGAGGATGGGTCGCTCGAACAGTGGGTCGTTTCGCCGCACCCCCTGGCGCTTCTAGTCCTCGCCAAGGTGCTGGCACACTGGTTGTTTTCCGGCCTGGCGCTGGTGCTGCTAGCCCCGTTACTGGGTCTCATGCTGGGAATGCCGGTCAGCGCGCTGCCGGTCCTGCTGGTTTCGCTGCTGCTGGGCACGCCGATACTCAGCCTGCTGGGTGCGGTGGGTGCGGCCCTGACCGTCGGCCTCAAACGTGGTGGCTTGCTACTGGCGCTGCTCATTCTGCCGCTGTATATCCCCGTATTGATCCTGGGCAGTGGGGCGTTGCAAGCAGCATTACAGGGGTTGCCTGCGCTTGGTTACCTGTTATGGCTTTCCAGCCTGACTGCCTTGGCAGTTACCCTGTCACCCTTTGCGATAGCGGCCGGCCTGAAAATCAGCGTCGGCGAATGA
- the ccmA gene encoding cytochrome c biogenesis heme-transporting ATPase CcmA, which yields MSSPFLEAVALSCERDWRLLFERLDLRIAKGEMLQIAGPNGSGKTSLLRLLSGLMQPTSGKVLLNNRELESQRDELARNLLWIGHAAGIKGLLTAEENLTWLCALHQPATRDAIWQALDAVGLRGFEDVPCHTLSAGQQRRVGLARLYLSPPPLWILDEPFTALDKHGVAQLERHLAAHCELGGMVVLTTHHSLAEKPAAFREIDLGQRAA from the coding sequence GTGTCCAGTCCCTTTCTAGAAGCTGTAGCGCTTTCCTGTGAGCGGGACTGGCGTCTCTTGTTCGAGAGGTTAGACCTGCGGATCGCCAAAGGGGAAATGTTGCAGATCGCTGGCCCCAATGGCAGCGGCAAGACCAGCCTGCTGAGGTTGCTTTCCGGCCTGATGCAACCTACCAGCGGTAAGGTGCTGCTCAACAACCGTGAGCTTGAGAGCCAGCGCGATGAGCTGGCCCGTAACCTACTGTGGATTGGTCATGCGGCGGGTATCAAGGGGTTGCTCACCGCGGAAGAGAACCTCACCTGGCTGTGTGCCCTGCACCAGCCTGCGACGCGCGATGCGATCTGGCAAGCGCTCGATGCGGTTGGGTTGCGTGGCTTCGAGGATGTGCCCTGTCACACGCTGTCGGCGGGGCAGCAACGACGAGTCGGCCTGGCCCGGCTGTATTTGTCGCCGCCACCCCTATGGATACTCGATGAGCCCTTCACCGCGCTCGACAAGCATGGCGTGGCGCAACTCGAGCGGCATCTGGCGGCCCACTGCGAGCTGGGCGGCATGGTCGTGCTGACGACACATCATTCCCTCGCCGAGAAGCCGGCGGCCTTCCGCGAAATCGATCTGGGGCAGCGGGCCGCATGA
- a CDS encoding flagellar hook-length control protein FliK has product MTEIKSTQAIPSSGPSRPVTNSAELALKLLQPMQGLLIAGESAEAEVVSIKEALQSFQLTLRLTLTNGRQATVETSSPRAAVPGTAMLITAVSDTRLMAALQPGNRQPQGSIDLTQLPVGSVVQGKVTASQQTQQDGKVVFKVVISLLNSPLAGQKLNVESAIPLAPGNLVTARVQGDQSLSFMPLSGRLDQLVLGQQLTAQHNRQGSIEGLLGALGSGNRLPEQLRGAAERLLGLVPDMRQLGDAKTLAQALARSGVFLEGSLLSGQESSLPTDMKAALLRLIAQLPGLPGGGPAAAQAGAALGQALPAFARNALGALGQPNIRQLAQSFPLPSRLLPNAEEEPDLELLLKLAAAAVSRLQTHQLSSLAQTQTSPDGTQVTTWQIEVPMRDQRDIVPLQVKFQREEEPQHNRKEKPDILWKVELAFDVAPLGPLQVQAQLLQGSLSSQIWAERSGTADLISAELDHLRQRLVTAGLNIGELACRQGTPPQGPRTSLDQLFVDETA; this is encoded by the coding sequence ATGACCGAGATCAAAAGTACCCAGGCAATCCCCTCTTCCGGCCCCTCTCGCCCGGTGACGAACTCGGCCGAGCTGGCACTGAAGTTGTTGCAGCCGATGCAGGGATTGCTTATCGCAGGGGAAAGTGCCGAAGCCGAGGTCGTCAGTATCAAGGAGGCGCTGCAAAGCTTTCAGCTGACACTGCGTCTGACACTGACCAACGGAAGACAGGCGACGGTCGAGACCAGCAGCCCCAGGGCCGCTGTACCCGGGACCGCCATGCTCATCACCGCCGTGTCCGACACCCGCCTCATGGCGGCCCTGCAACCCGGCAATCGTCAGCCGCAGGGCAGTATCGACCTCACCCAGCTGCCGGTGGGGAGCGTGGTGCAAGGCAAGGTGACAGCCAGCCAGCAAACGCAGCAGGACGGGAAGGTGGTATTCAAGGTCGTGATCAGCCTGCTCAACTCGCCGCTCGCCGGACAGAAACTGAACGTCGAATCGGCGATACCGCTCGCGCCCGGCAACCTGGTAACGGCCAGAGTCCAGGGCGACCAGTCGCTGTCGTTCATGCCGCTGAGTGGACGCCTCGACCAATTGGTGCTGGGCCAGCAATTGACTGCACAGCACAATCGCCAGGGCTCGATCGAGGGATTGCTGGGTGCCCTTGGATCCGGTAATCGATTGCCCGAACAGTTGCGCGGCGCGGCCGAGCGTCTGCTCGGTCTGGTCCCGGATATGCGACAACTCGGTGACGCCAAGACGCTGGCCCAGGCACTGGCGCGCAGCGGTGTTTTTCTAGAGGGAAGTCTCCTGAGCGGCCAGGAGAGCAGCCTGCCGACCGATATGAAGGCCGCCCTGCTCCGCCTGATCGCTCAGCTACCCGGGCTACCAGGCGGAGGACCGGCGGCGGCACAGGCCGGTGCCGCGCTCGGTCAGGCACTGCCGGCCTTCGCCCGTAATGCGCTGGGCGCCTTGGGACAACCGAACATCCGTCAGCTGGCGCAAAGCTTTCCATTACCGAGCCGGTTATTACCCAATGCCGAGGAAGAGCCCGACCTGGAGCTACTGCTGAAGCTCGCCGCCGCCGCCGTGTCGCGATTGCAGACTCACCAGCTATCCAGCCTCGCCCAGACGCAGACCAGCCCGGACGGCACTCAGGTCACGACCTGGCAGATCGAGGTGCCGATGCGCGATCAGCGCGATATCGTTCCGTTGCAGGTGAAATTCCAGCGTGAAGAAGAGCCCCAGCACAACCGCAAAGAGAAACCGGACATCCTCTGGAAAGTCGAGCTCGCTTTCGATGTAGCGCCCCTGGGTCCGCTACAGGTTCAGGCGCAGCTGCTCCAGGGCAGCCTGTCGAGCCAGATATGGGCAGAACGCAGCGGCACCGCGGACCTGATCTCGGCAGAACTCGATCACCTGCGCCAGCGGCTGGTCACGGCCGGGCTGAATATCGGCGAACTCGCCTGCCGGCAAGGCACGCCCCCCCAAGGGCCTCGCACCTCCCTGGATCAACTTTTCGTGGACGAAACCGCATGA
- a CDS encoding EscU/YscU/HrcU family type III secretion system export apparatus switch protein, with translation MTASTPRQAIALTYDGATTPTLSAKGDDELAEAILAIAREHEVPIYENAELVKLLARLELGDAIPEALYRTIAEIIAFAWYLKGKCPPGFTEQQDSSSALRLNGPER, from the coding sequence ATGACAGCCAGCACACCGCGCCAAGCCATCGCCCTCACCTACGATGGCGCCACTACACCAACCCTGTCCGCCAAGGGCGACGACGAGCTGGCCGAAGCGATACTGGCGATCGCGCGCGAGCATGAAGTGCCGATTTACGAAAATGCCGAGCTGGTGAAACTGCTGGCGCGTCTGGAGCTGGGTGATGCCATTCCCGAGGCGCTCTATCGCACCATCGCCGAGATCATCGCGTTCGCCTGGTACCTGAAAGGCAAATGTCCGCCAGGATTTACCGAGCAACAGGACTCTTCGTCCGCCCTGCGCCTCAATGGGCCTGAGCGTTGA
- a CDS encoding rhodanese-like domain-containing protein — MLRILMLCLLVSPAWVFAAEAPVEVDGAMTVNVYQARQLHALGAVFVDVRPNREWDWGHIEGAVHLDLAREFFGLSQNEWPRSVPLVIYCDSEVCPASAEAARLAVAWGYEQVFYFRQGYFAWTLADFPQEKGRFDDVTTLNAQAH; from the coding sequence ATGCTGCGCATTCTGATGCTGTGTCTGCTGGTGAGCCCGGCCTGGGTCTTCGCGGCGGAAGCGCCAGTGGAGGTCGATGGTGCGATGACCGTCAATGTTTACCAAGCCAGGCAGCTCCACGCGCTTGGGGCCGTTTTCGTCGATGTGCGTCCGAATCGTGAATGGGATTGGGGGCATATAGAAGGCGCGGTGCATTTGGATCTCGCACGGGAATTCTTTGGGTTGTCGCAAAACGAATGGCCCAGAAGCGTGCCGCTGGTGATCTATTGCGACAGCGAGGTCTGTCCGGCCAGCGCCGAGGCGGCACGTCTTGCCGTGGCGTGGGGTTACGAGCAGGTGTTTTATTTCCGCCAGGGTTACTTCGCCTGGACGTTGGCGGATTTCCCTCAGGAAAAAGGTCGGTTCGACGATGTCACGACCCTCAACGCTCAGGCCCATTGA
- a CDS encoding DUF2802 domain-containing protein: MIASLVAAVVALALCCLALLGCCIWLFRRQRQQAELQAREDAARDKRIKALGGRLENYLEGTVRMGKELHELSGIVAPLPEKLSQLEQRDPNSFTFSQAAKLVGMGASIDDLTQSCGLSQSEAELMRKLHASRRNPE, encoded by the coding sequence ATGATCGCGTCGCTGGTTGCGGCAGTCGTCGCGCTTGCTCTGTGCTGTCTGGCACTGCTGGGCTGTTGCATCTGGCTATTCCGTCGCCAGCGGCAGCAAGCCGAGTTGCAAGCGCGTGAGGATGCTGCTCGGGACAAACGCATCAAAGCGCTCGGGGGCCGGCTGGAGAACTATCTGGAAGGCACCGTCCGCATGGGCAAGGAGCTGCACGAATTGTCAGGCATCGTTGCGCCGTTGCCGGAAAAACTCAGTCAACTCGAACAACGCGATCCGAACAGTTTCACCTTCTCCCAGGCCGCCAAGCTGGTCGGCATGGGGGCCAGCATCGACGATCTCACCCAATCCTGCGGCCTGTCTCAGTCGGAAGCCGAACTGATGCGCAAGCTGCATGCGTCGCGCCGCAACCCGGAATAG
- a CDS encoding chemotaxis protein CheW, whose protein sequence is MKTTSAQGSEDPVLQWVTFRLDNETYGINVMQVQEVLRYTEIAPVPGAPSYVLGIINLRGNVVTVIDTRQRFGLDAAPVSDNTRIVIIEADRQVVGILVDSVAEVVYLRQSEIETAPNVGNDESAKFIQGVCNKNNELLILVELDKMMSEEEWAELESI, encoded by the coding sequence ATGAAGACGACTTCCGCACAGGGTTCCGAAGATCCGGTCCTGCAGTGGGTAACCTTCCGACTGGATAACGAAACCTACGGCATCAACGTGATGCAGGTTCAGGAAGTGTTGCGTTATACCGAAATTGCACCGGTGCCAGGCGCGCCGAGCTATGTGCTTGGCATCATCAACCTGCGTGGCAATGTGGTCACCGTGATCGATACGCGTCAGCGCTTCGGTCTCGACGCCGCGCCCGTCTCCGACAACACGCGCATCGTCATCATCGAGGCGGATCGCCAGGTGGTTGGCATTCTGGTCGATAGCGTGGCTGAAGTGGTTTACCTGCGCCAGTCGGAGATCGAAACCGCTCCCAACGTTGGTAACGACGAGTCGGCGAAGTTCATCCAGGGCGTCTGCAACAAGAACAACGAGCTACTGATTCTGGTTGAACTGGACAAGATGATGAGCGAAGAAGAATGGGCGGAACTTGAGAGCATCTGA
- a CDS encoding CheW domain-containing protein, protein MSRTVLKESRSQQTLQSYLDALLQDAVMELADSVSHDEFQAAVLEEQQRDIQRVVPLRPVAMPEPAFEPAPIPVPVIAEPEALLELPPELPAQPLPVPVEPIANFELQGQVPGGPPAQRNSQPEWGEEPFECLLFDVAGLTLAVPLVSLGSIYPLAGQDLTPLFGQPSWFLGILPSQAGNLKVLDTARWVMAERYRDDFREGLQYVISVQGYEWGLAVHQVSRSIRLDPKEVKWRSQRTQRPWLAGTVIDHMCALVDVAALAELIASGATRQLKGVPS, encoded by the coding sequence ATGAGCCGTACCGTTCTTAAAGAAAGCCGATCGCAACAGACGCTGCAGTCTTATCTCGACGCGCTCTTGCAAGATGCCGTCATGGAACTGGCCGATTCGGTCAGTCATGACGAGTTTCAGGCCGCAGTGCTCGAAGAACAGCAGCGCGACATTCAGCGTGTGGTTCCGCTGCGGCCCGTCGCGATGCCTGAACCAGCATTTGAACCAGCGCCGATTCCCGTGCCGGTAATAGCCGAGCCGGAAGCGTTGCTGGAATTACCGCCGGAGTTACCGGCGCAGCCATTGCCGGTACCGGTCGAGCCGATTGCCAACTTCGAGTTGCAGGGACAGGTGCCAGGCGGCCCGCCGGCACAACGGAACAGCCAGCCGGAGTGGGGTGAGGAGCCGTTCGAATGCTTGTTGTTCGACGTGGCTGGCCTGACGCTGGCGGTACCGTTGGTCAGTCTCGGCTCGATCTATCCGCTCGCCGGGCAGGATCTGACGCCGCTGTTTGGCCAGCCCTCCTGGTTTCTCGGCATATTGCCGAGCCAGGCCGGTAACTTGAAGGTATTGGACACGGCGCGCTGGGTCATGGCGGAGCGCTATCGCGACGATTTTCGCGAGGGCCTTCAGTACGTGATTTCGGTGCAGGGATATGAGTGGGGTCTGGCGGTGCATCAGGTCAGTCGCTCGATCCGCCTGGACCCGAAAGAGGTCAAATGGCGTTCGCAGCGTACCCAGCGGCCTTGGTTGGCCGGTACGGTGATCGATCATATGTGCGCGCTGGTAGATGTGGCCGCGCTTGCGGAGCTGATCGCCAGTGGCGCGACCCGCCAGCTCAAAGGCGTCCCGTCGTAA
- a CDS encoding ParA family protein, with the protein MRVWAVANQKGGVGKTTTSIALAGLLADSGKRVVALDLDPHGSMTSYFGHDPDNLDRSVFDLFQHQGVVPEGLPWQLLLPTSHERVSLLPSSTVLATLERQSPGQNGLGLVIAKSLSQLWQDFDYAIIDSPPLLGVLMVNALAASQQLVIPVQTEFLAMKGLERMVSTLSMINRSRKRALPYTIVPTMFDRRTQASMNTLKVLRNGYQANLWQAFIPIDTRLRDASRAGVTPSQYDPNSRAVLAYRALLKTLLTAQASPQVA; encoded by the coding sequence ATGAGAGTCTGGGCTGTAGCCAATCAAAAAGGCGGAGTGGGTAAGACCACCACTTCAATCGCACTTGCCGGATTGCTGGCCGATTCCGGCAAGCGGGTCGTGGCGCTGGATCTCGACCCTCATGGCTCGATGACCAGCTACTTCGGTCACGATCCGGATAATCTCGATCGCAGCGTCTTCGATCTGTTCCAGCATCAGGGCGTCGTACCAGAAGGGCTGCCCTGGCAGTTACTGCTGCCGACGAGTCATGAGCGGGTGTCGCTGTTGCCGTCGAGCACGGTGCTGGCGACCCTGGAACGTCAGTCGCCGGGGCAGAACGGCCTCGGTCTGGTCATTGCCAAGAGCCTCTCGCAGCTCTGGCAGGACTTCGATTACGCCATCATCGACAGCCCGCCGCTGCTCGGTGTGTTGATGGTCAATGCATTGGCGGCCAGTCAGCAATTGGTCATTCCGGTGCAGACGGAATTTCTGGCGATGAAGGGCCTGGAGCGGATGGTCAGTACGTTGAGCATGATCAACCGATCGCGCAAGCGGGCATTGCCGTACACCATCGTGCCGACCATGTTCGATCGACGCACCCAAGCCTCGATGAATACGTTGAAAGTGCTGCGTAATGGCTACCAGGCCAATTTATGGCAGGCCTTCATCCCGATTGACACACGCTTGCGTGATGCCAGTCGCGCGGGCGTCACGCCTTCGCAGTACGACCCCAACAGCCGCGCGGTGCTTGCTTATCGGGCGCTGCTCAAGACATTGCTGACGGCACAAGCTTCGCCGCAGGTGGCCTGA